Sequence from the Microbacterium sp. AZCO genome:
ACGGCGTGCGTCGGGCGTCGCCCGGCGGCTCGGCGAGCCCGGGGAGGGCCGCCATCGTGACGCGCGGCGAGGCATTGTCGGCCGTGAGGAGGGCTTCCAGCTCGTCGGCGCGGCCCTCGGCCGCCAGGGCGCGCCGGAACGCGCGCACGACCCACACGGGATGCGCCGACACGAGGCCGAGGCGTTCGTCGTCGGAGCGCGCCGACTCCTCGACACGCGTCATCCAATCCCCCGGCGTGTCCCGCGAGATGCGCCGCAGGACCGCGTTGACGAAGCCGGCCGCCCCGCGGCCCGCGGGCCGTGCGAGCTCGACGGACTCGTGCACGGCGGCGTGCGAGGCCACGCGCGTCGAGAGCAGCTGGTGCACGCCGAGGCGGAGGGCGTCGATCACGGGAGGATCGATGTCCTGCGCGGAACGGTCGGCGGCGAGGGCGATGACGGCGTCGTAGGTGCCGCGACGGCGGAGGGTGCCGTACGTGAGCTCGGTGGCCAGCGCCGCGTCGGCCGTGGAGAGTGCGGCGCGATCGATCGCGGTCGGCAGCAGGAGATTGGCGTACGCATCGGACTCGTTGACGGCGCGCAGCACGTCGTACGCGACCTGGCGCGCGGCGCTCGCGGTCATGAGGCGATCACCGATCCCTCCGCGCGAAGTCCGCGCCACCAGTCGGCTGCCGCCATCGCGGCCTTGCCGGCGGGCTGGACGCGCTCGAGGACGATCGGACCGCTCCCCGTGCCGGCGTGGACGGCGCGGCCCACGAGCACGATCTCGCCGGGTGCGAGCGTCGCGGCGTCCGTGGGCGCGGGCGCGACGGCGAGCACCTTCAGCCGCGCGTCCGCGAGCGTCGTGTGGGCGCCGGGCTCGGGCGTGACGCCGCGGATGCGCGAGAGCACGGCATCCCGCGGCTCGTCCCAGCGGATGCGTCCGTCGTCCAGCGTGAGCTTCGGTGCGAGAGTCGGCTCCCCCACCTGCGGTGAGGCGTGCGCGGTGCCGGCGGCGATGCCGTAGACGACGTCGCTCACAAGCGCCGCGCCGCGGTCGGCGAGCTCGGCGAGGAGGTCGGCCGCCGTCGCGCCGTCCGGCACGGGGAGGCGCAGTTCGGCGAAGACGTCACCCGCGTCGAGCTCGGGCACCAGCTGGAAGACAGCGGCTCCCGTCTCGGCGTCCCCCGCGATGAGCGCTCGCTGCACGGGGGCCGCCCCGCGCCAGCGGGGAAGAAGCGAGAAATGCAGGTTGATCCACCCGTGGCCAGGCAGCGACAGCAGAGGTTCGCGCACGAGCCCGCCGTAGGCCACGATGACCCCGAGGTCGGGCTGCAGCGCCCGCACGGCGTCGGTCGTCGCGGCATCCAGCCGGTCCGCCTTGATGATGTCGAGGCCGAGCTCGGCGGCGGCCTGCGCGACGGGCGATGGCGTCAGCACGCGCTTCCGGCCGAGCGGAGCGTCGCTGCGCGTGACGACGGCGACGATCTCGTGGTCGGAGGCCGCGAGTCGGCGCAGCGACGGAACGGCGGCGTCGGGGGTCCCGGCGAAGACGAGGCGCATGGAGTTCCTCACAGGTCGAGGTCGGGCAGGTCGACCCGCACTCTGAGTGTATTGCGGGCGCCCGGCGCCCTTCCCTTCGCGGCCTTGCGCGCGCGCAGCGCGTCGGCGACGACCGACGAGCGGAGGCTCTCGGCGACGCGGGCACCCTGGCCGTAATCGAAGCGCACGAGGGCGCGGGCGCCGCGTTCCGTGCCGGTCACGGGTCCGAGGACGTCGTCGGCGTCGAGCTCGGGGACGTCCTCGCGGAGCGTCGCGATCGCGGTGCGTACGGCGTCCGCAGGACCGTCGAGAGCCGCCACGCGCACGGCGGGCGGCATGCGCAGCGGCGCGCGGTCGGCGAGCTCCCCGCGCGCGTAGGCGGCGGGCGTCCAGGTCGCCAGGGCCCGTGCCACGGGTCCCGCGACGCCGACGAGATGCACCGGTGCGCCGGGTGCGGCGAGGGCCGCGGCGTTCATCCACCACCGCAGCGCAGACTCGCCGATGCGCAGGTCGTCGGCGAGCAGCATCCGCTCCCCGTCCAGCAGGATGACGGCACGGTAGCCGCCCTCGGCGATCGGCTCCGCGCCGCGGGTCGCCACGACGAGGGCGGGGCGCGCGTCGACGCGCAGGACCTGGTGCTCGCCGTCCGCGACGATGACGCGGGTGCCGGCGAAGGCCCGGCCCAGCTCGTCGGCGGTGCGCTCGCTGCCCGACGACGCCATGCGCACGCGCGGCGAGGCGCAGTGCGGGCATACCCAGCCGTTGGCGGAGCGTCCGCACCATCCGCACTCCGGGACCGCGCCCGGTCGAGCGGCGTGGAGCGGGCCCGCGCAGTGCGCGCACCGCGCGGGGCGCCGGCACTCCGCGCACACGAGCACGGGGGCATAGCCGGGGCGTGCGACCTGCACGAGCACCGGCCCGGACTCGAGTGCCTCGCGGGCCGCGGCGAACGCCGCCGACGGGACGCGGGCACCCCGCGACTCCCCCTCGCGCGTGGCGCTGAGCACGACGCGGGGGCTCGAACGACGCGCCGGCGGCACATCCCGCACCCACCCGAGCGAGACGAGCCGCTCGACGTCGGTCGTGCGGGTGTGGCCGGCGAAGAGGAGGGCGCACGCGTCGAGCTCCTGCCGCACGAGACCCGCGTCGCGTGCATGCACGCCGGGAGTCAGCGGCTCGGAGAGGAGCGGGTCGCCGTCGTCCCACAGCGCCACGAGGCCCGGTGCGTGGACCGGCGCGTACACGGCGGACCGGCTGCCGATCACGATGGAGGGCACCGGGTCGAGGGTGCGGAGGAACCCGGCGTATCGCGCGGGCGACGATTGCCGCGCATCGTGCCTGACGAGGGCATGCTCGGGCACACGCGACGCGAGGGCGGCCTCGAGCTGCGCCTGGTCGCGGTGGTCCGGAACGACGAGGATCGCACTCCGGCCACCCCCCAGCGTGTGGACGGCGGCCGCGGCGAGCAGCTCGGCCCACGCGCCGATCGTCAGGGTCGATCCGTCGGGACCGGGGACCGCCGCAGGCCGCGCCGGGGCTTCGAGGGCGAGCCGGCCGGAATCGTCGATGCCCGCCGCGAGGCCCGGGTAGGCGGCGAGCACCCGGCCGGCCCACTCGAGCGCCGCAGCGTCGACGGCGGGGAGCTCCGGCGCGGGCGCCGAGATCCACGCCTTCTCGGCGCGCACCATGCGCTTCGGGATCGCGAGGCGCAGGATGTCGGATGCGGATCCCGCCGCGCGGTCGGCGACGCGGCGCGCGAGCGCGTACAGCGACGGGGTCAGGACCGGAACCGGCGACACGACGGCGTCGAGCTCGGAGAGCGGACGATCGCCCGGTTCCTCCTCGACACGCTCGACCAGGTACCCGTCGACGACCCGCCCTGCCGTGCGGAGCGGAACGCGCACCCGCACGCCGGGGGTGGCATCCCGGTCCCATTCCGGCGGGATGGCGTAGTCGAACAGGCGATCGAGCTGCGGGAGGGGCGAGTCGAGCAGCACGCGCGCGACGGGGCGCGCCGTCACCTCAGCGCTCCGTGCTCGTCACGGCCTCGCGGAGACGGGATGCCACGTCGGCCTCACGGAGACGCCGTGCGGCGTCGGCCTCGAGGAGGCGCGGCGCCACGTCACAGCCCCGCAGCGCTGCGCAGCTCGTCGACGCGGTCGGTGCGCTCCCACGTGAAGTCGGGAAGCTCGCGGCCGAAGTGGCCGTAGGCCGCCGTCTGCGCGTAGATCGGGCGCAGGAGGTCGAGGTGCTCGATGATCGCCTTGGGGCGAAGGTCGAACACGTCGCGGATCGCGCCCGTGATGACGTCGTCGGCGACATGGCCCGTGCCGAAGGACTCGACGTAGAGCCCGACGGGCTTCGCCTTGCCGATCGCGTACGCGACCTGCACCTCGAGACGGTCCGCGAGTCCCGCGGCTACCGCGTTCTTCGCGACCCAGCGCATGGCGTACGCGGCCGAGCGGTCGACCTTGGACGGGTCCTTGCCGCTGAACGCGCCGCCGCCGTGCCGTGCCGCGCCGCCGTAGGTGTCGATGATGATCTTGCGGCCCGTGAGCCCCGCATCGCCCTTGGGCCCGCCCGTCACGAACGGGCCGGCGGGGTTGATGTAGTAGTTGACCGACGGGAAGTCCAGGCCGGTCTGCGCCAGCACCGGATCGATGACCTCGGCGCGCACGAGCTCGCGGAGCTCGTCCTGCGGGATGTCGGGATGATGCTGCGTCGAGAGCACGACCGACTCGATCGTCTTCGGCGTCTGACCGTCGTACCCGAGCGTCACCTGCGTCTTGCCGTCGGGCCGCAGGAACGGCAGCGCGCCGGACCGGCGAGACTCGGCGAGACGCTCCGCGATGCGGTGCGCCGTCCAGATCGCCATCGGCATGAGCTGCGGCGTCTCTTTCGTGGCGTAGCCGAACATGATGCCCTGGTCGCCGGCGCCCTGCAGGTCGTGCGGGTCCTCCGAGCCGTCCTCGCGGCGCTCGAAGGCCTTGTTGACACCCGCCGCGATGTCGGACGACTGCGCGCCGATCGACACGCTCACGCCGCACGACTCCCCGTCGAAGCCGGTCTCGCTCGACGTGTAGCCGATGCGGTTCACGACGTCGCGGACGATCGCCGGGATCTCGACATAGGCGCGCGTCGACACTTCACCCGCGACATGCACGAGGCCGGTGGTCACGAGCGTCTCGACGGCGACGCGGCCCTGAGGGTCTTCGCGCAGGATGGCGTCGAGGATGCTGTCGGAGATCTGGTCGCAGATCTTGTCGGGGTGCCCCTCCGTGACGGACTCGGAGGTGAACAGGCGCAGCTCGGTCATCGTGCTCCAGGATCGTTGCGGGCGAGGGACAGCACCAGTCTGCCGCCCACCGCCGACAGAGCGGC
This genomic interval carries:
- the fmt gene encoding methionyl-tRNA formyltransferase, producing the protein MRLVFAGTPDAAVPSLRRLAASDHEIVAVVTRSDAPLGRKRVLTPSPVAQAAAELGLDIIKADRLDAATTDAVRALQPDLGVIVAYGGLVREPLLSLPGHGWINLHFSLLPRWRGAAPVQRALIAGDAETGAAVFQLVPELDAGDVFAELRLPVPDGATAADLLAELADRGAALVSDVVYGIAAGTAHASPQVGEPTLAPKLTLDDGRIRWDEPRDAVLSRIRGVTPEPGAHTTLADARLKVLAVAPAPTDAATLAPGEIVLVGRAVHAGTGSGPIVLERVQPAGKAAMAAADWWRGLRAEGSVIAS
- a CDS encoding primosomal protein N', giving the protein MTARPVARVLLDSPLPQLDRLFDYAIPPEWDRDATPGVRVRVPLRTAGRVVDGYLVERVEEEPGDRPLSELDAVVSPVPVLTPSLYALARRVADRAAGSASDILRLAIPKRMVRAEKAWISAPAPELPAVDAAALEWAGRVLAAYPGLAAGIDDSGRLALEAPARPAAVPGPDGSTLTIGAWAELLAAAAVHTLGGGRSAILVVPDHRDQAQLEAALASRVPEHALVRHDARQSSPARYAGFLRTLDPVPSIVIGSRSAVYAPVHAPGLVALWDDGDPLLSEPLTPGVHARDAGLVRQELDACALLFAGHTRTTDVERLVSLGWVRDVPPARRSSPRVVLSATREGESRGARVPSAAFAAAREALESGPVLVQVARPGYAPVLVCAECRRPARCAHCAGPLHAARPGAVPECGWCGRSANGWVCPHCASPRVRMASSGSERTADELGRAFAGTRVIVADGEHQVLRVDARPALVVATRGAEPIAEGGYRAVILLDGERMLLADDLRIGESALRWWMNAAALAAPGAPVHLVGVAGPVARALATWTPAAYARGELADRAPLRMPPAVRVAALDGPADAVRTAIATLREDVPELDADDVLGPVTGTERGARALVRFDYGQGARVAESLRSSVVADALRARKAAKGRAPGARNTLRVRVDLPDLDL
- the metK gene encoding methionine adenosyltransferase, encoding MTELRLFTSESVTEGHPDKICDQISDSILDAILREDPQGRVAVETLVTTGLVHVAGEVSTRAYVEIPAIVRDVVNRIGYTSSETGFDGESCGVSVSIGAQSSDIAAGVNKAFERREDGSEDPHDLQGAGDQGIMFGYATKETPQLMPMAIWTAHRIAERLAESRRSGALPFLRPDGKTQVTLGYDGQTPKTIESVVLSTQHHPDIPQDELRELVRAEVIDPVLAQTGLDFPSVNYYINPAGPFVTGGPKGDAGLTGRKIIIDTYGGAARHGGGAFSGKDPSKVDRSAAYAMRWVAKNAVAAGLADRLEVQVAYAIGKAKPVGLYVESFGTGHVADDVITGAIRDVFDLRPKAIIEHLDLLRPIYAQTAAYGHFGRELPDFTWERTDRVDELRSAAGL